A single Methanolobus sp. ZRKC5 DNA region contains:
- a CDS encoding glutamine amidotransferase family protein: MCGIIGVIDRTMSRMDGSSIKEALSLMDERGSGEGAGYVAYGIYPDYADCYAIHVFFDNLLEPKTEVDCILQKWGRIVHQEEIPTYEQPGLKKEHIPWRYFFKPYTDLMVGTTNPDDDNVKHLVMTVNSTVEGALIFSSGINLGVFKASGWPEDVANFYRIEDYKGYIWLAHNRYPTNTSGWWGGAHPFNLLDWSVVHNGEITSYGTNRRYVESNGYDCTMSTDTEVVAYLFDLLGRRHGLPSETVVTALAPPFWDVIDEMPEKKEEFLRTLRLTYGPALMNGPFAIVVATKDGIVGFTDRIKLRPLVVGENGSRLYISSEEAAIRTMDPEVETIYMPRAGEPVIGRVTE; this comes from the coding sequence ATGTGTGGAATTATAGGCGTAATCGATCGGACTATGTCCAGAATGGACGGCTCCAGTATAAAGGAAGCACTTAGTCTGATGGATGAAAGAGGAAGTGGAGAAGGCGCAGGATACGTAGCTTATGGTATATACCCTGACTATGCGGATTGCTACGCCATCCACGTATTTTTTGATAATTTGTTAGAACCAAAAACCGAGGTGGACTGTATACTGCAAAAATGGGGCAGGATAGTCCATCAGGAAGAGATCCCTACATATGAACAACCGGGTCTCAAAAAGGAACACATCCCATGGAGATATTTCTTCAAACCTTATACTGATCTGATGGTGGGTACTACAAACCCCGACGACGATAATGTCAAGCATCTTGTGATGACTGTCAATTCAACCGTTGAAGGTGCTTTGATCTTTTCATCAGGAATTAATCTGGGAGTTTTCAAAGCTTCCGGATGGCCTGAAGATGTAGCCAACTTCTACAGGATAGAAGACTACAAAGGTTACATCTGGCTGGCACACAACCGTTATCCTACCAATACTTCCGGATGGTGGGGAGGGGCTCATCCCTTCAACCTGCTTGACTGGTCAGTTGTTCACAATGGTGAGATAACTTCTTACGGTACTAACCGTCGTTATGTGGAAAGCAATGGCTATGATTGTACAATGTCCACTGATACGGAAGTTGTGGCTTATCTCTTTGATCTTCTTGGAAGAAGGCACGGACTTCCGTCCGAAACAGTTGTTACGGCACTTGCTCCGCCTTTCTGGGATGTTATTGACGAGATGCCGGAAAAGAAGGAAGAATTCCTGCGTACATTGCGACTTACATACGGACCCGCATTGATGAACGGTCCCTTTGCTATCGTTGTTGCTACAAAGGATGGAATCGTGGGTTTCACTGACAGGATTAAGCTTCGTCCTCTTGTTGTAGGAGAGAACGGATCCCGTCTTTACATATCAAGCGAAGAAGCTGCTATACGCACAATGGACCCGGAAGTAGAGACAATATACATGCCAAGAGCAGGCGAGCCAGTCATTGGGAGGGTTACAGAATGA
- the glnA gene encoding type I glutamate--ammonia ligase, with protein sequence MVNGNPVTKEDVLQAVTENDVKFIRTQFTDTLGMIKSWAIPAEDLEGAFENGVMFDGSSIEGFTRIEESDMVLMPDPTTFRLLPWRPKEGAVARIIGDVYRPNGKPFEGDPRYVLKQAVAKAEEMGFTMNTGPELEFFLFELDEKGHPTTNLTDKGGYFDFAPLDKAQDVRRAIDFALEDMGFKIEASHHEVAPSQHEINFRFGDVLNTCDNIVTFKYVVKSIAYHMGYYATFMPKPLYGVNGSGMHSNQSLMKDGKNAFYDPETPDQLSTTAKQYIAGLLKHVRDFAAITNSTVNSYKRLVPGYEAPIYCTWSASNRSSLIRIPSSRGIGTRVELRSPDPACNPYLAFAAMLLAGLDGIKNELEAPASTDVNIFKLTEEDRKVRGIDSLPADLKEAIDCMSGSSFVKEAMGEHVFENYLTAVNAQWDDYKAQVSQWEIDTYLSIL encoded by the coding sequence ATGGTAAATGGAAATCCAGTAACGAAGGAAGACGTGTTACAGGCTGTAACCGAGAACGATGTTAAATTTATAAGAACCCAATTCACCGATACCCTCGGTATGATCAAAAGCTGGGCAATCCCTGCAGAAGATCTTGAAGGTGCATTTGAGAACGGTGTAATGTTCGATGGTTCATCAATAGAAGGATTTACAAGGATCGAAGAATCCGATATGGTCCTTATGCCAGATCCAACCACCTTTAGATTGCTCCCATGGAGACCAAAGGAAGGTGCAGTTGCCCGTATCATTGGCGATGTATACAGACCAAACGGAAAGCCTTTCGAGGGTGATCCAAGATATGTACTGAAGCAGGCTGTTGCAAAAGCAGAGGAAATGGGTTTCACAATGAACACCGGTCCTGAACTTGAGTTCTTCCTCTTTGAACTCGATGAGAAAGGTCACCCAACAACAAACCTCACAGACAAGGGGGGATACTTCGACTTTGCTCCTCTTGACAAGGCACAGGATGTAAGAAGAGCTATTGATTTCGCTCTTGAGGACATGGGCTTTAAAATTGAAGCATCTCACCACGAGGTAGCTCCATCACAGCACGAGATCAATTTCAGATTTGGTGATGTACTGAACACATGTGACAACATTGTGACATTCAAGTATGTCGTAAAATCCATTGCATATCATATGGGATACTATGCAACCTTCATGCCAAAACCACTCTATGGCGTGAATGGTTCAGGTATGCACTCCAACCAGTCCCTCATGAAGGACGGAAAGAATGCATTCTACGATCCAGAAACACCTGACCAGCTCTCAACAACTGCAAAGCAGTACATTGCCGGTCTGTTGAAGCACGTCCGTGACTTTGCTGCAATTACAAATTCAACTGTAAACTCATATAAGAGACTCGTTCCAGGGTATGAGGCACCTATCTACTGCACATGGTCTGCATCAAACCGCAGTTCCCTTATCAGGATTCCATCATCAAGGGGTATTGGTACAAGGGTAGAACTGAGAAGTCCTGACCCTGCATGTAATCCATACCTTGCATTTGCAGCAATGCTTCTTGCAGGTCTTGATGGTATAAAGAACGAACTTGAAGCACCAGCATCAACCGATGTCAACATCTTCAAGCTCACAGAAGAGGATAGAAAGGTAAGAGGTATTGATTCATTACCAGCAGACCTTAAAGAGGCAATTGACTGCATGTCTGGCAGTTCATTTGTCAAAGAAGCAATGGGCGAACATGTGTTCGAAAACTATCTCACAGCAGTAAATGCTCAGTGGGATGACTACAAGGCTCAGGTTAGCCAGTGGGAAATCGACACCTACCTTAGCATACTGTAA
- the hdrC gene encoding CoB--CoM heterodisulfide reductase subunit C, with product MKDIKEVETGILDELKNTSIDASKCMQCGVCSASCPSGRHTTLNIRKLVRIAGKTTDILSSEELWMCTTCYNCQERCPRNINIVDILLDIRAISVHQGFIHPEHRAVCEMLLEYGHAVPINEKNRKKRVNLGLEELPETVHKYVDGLEEVKSLLASCGFGKLIEHTESGVTEDKT from the coding sequence ATGAAAGACATAAAAGAGGTTGAAACTGGAATTTTGGATGAACTGAAAAATACATCCATTGATGCATCCAAATGCATGCAATGTGGAGTCTGCAGTGCCAGCTGCCCCTCTGGAAGACATACAACCCTGAATATAAGGAAACTTGTAAGGATTGCAGGCAAGACGACCGACATTCTCAGCAGTGAAGAACTCTGGATGTGCACCACATGTTACAATTGCCAGGAAAGATGTCCAAGGAATATAAATATTGTAGATATACTACTGGACATCAGGGCTATTTCCGTGCATCAGGGATTCATACATCCCGAACATAGGGCGGTCTGCGAAATGTTGCTCGAATATGGACATGCAGTACCCATTAATGAAAAGAACAGGAAAAAAAGGGTGAATCTCGGACTGGAAGAGCTTCCCGAGACCGTACACAAGTACGTGGACGGGCTTGAAGAAGTGAAGTCACTGCTTGCATCCTGTGGTTTTGGAAAACTCATAGAACATACTGAAAGTGGAGTAACGGAAGATAAAACATGA
- a CDS encoding ABC transporter ATP-binding protein produces the protein MRLTDVWKIYKMGEVEFAALKSVDLEILHGEFVVILGPSGSGKSTMMNLLGCLDIPSKGTVELNNKDISKMPESELAQIRGQLIGFIFQQFNLIPTLNTIENVMLPLDFQEADSDFSWKRAEELLEIVTLSDKKYNLPSQLSGGQRQRVAIARSLAVDPKVILADEPTGNLDSETGNYILEFLSNLHKNEGKTIIMITHDPELTKYADRVVHIKDGMVDSIEIKNSEAM, from the coding sequence ATGCGTCTTACTGATGTGTGGAAGATATACAAGATGGGAGAGGTAGAATTTGCAGCATTGAAGAGTGTCGATCTGGAGATCCTGCATGGCGAGTTTGTTGTCATACTGGGACCCAGTGGAAGCGGGAAAAGTACAATGATGAATCTTCTGGGATGTCTGGATATTCCAAGTAAGGGAACTGTAGAGCTAAATAATAAGGATATTTCAAAAATGCCAGAATCCGAGCTTGCCCAGATAAGAGGGCAGCTCATCGGTTTCATTTTCCAGCAATTTAATTTGATACCAACGTTAAACACAATCGAAAATGTAATGCTTCCTCTTGACTTCCAGGAAGCAGATTCTGATTTTTCATGGAAGAGAGCTGAAGAACTTCTTGAGATAGTTACTCTTTCTGATAAAAAGTACAATCTCCCCTCCCAATTATCAGGTGGCCAGAGACAAAGAGTTGCGATTGCAAGGTCACTGGCAGTTGATCCCAAAGTAATCCTTGCAGATGAACCAACCGGAAATCTGGACAGCGAAACAGGAAATTATATTCTTGAATTTTTAAGCAACCTTCACAAAAACGAAGGCAAGACGATTATAATGATAACTCACGATCCGGAACTTACAAAATATGCAGATCGTGTGGTCCATATCAAAGATGGAATGGTGGACAGTATAGAAATAAAAAACAGTGAAGCTATGTGA
- a CDS encoding NAD(P)-binding domain-containing protein, whose protein sequence is MKIAILGGTGKIGKGFALRWGQKHEIIIGSREIEKAEAVAAEYNEVLGKFGHTAHITGTDNKTAAENAEIIVVAIRYNQLKPVMELIHPVIENKIIVSVVVPMEKNMCYIDSGAEHLTVPINSDDFNTEYFCFSMPEAGSAAQEIQMMLPDNTELVAAFHTVPAKKLANLEMELDYDIGVCGNSMHSKNIVFDLVRDISNMRPLDIGPLETAGMIESLTPLLINVAARNEMKDISLKFV, encoded by the coding sequence ATGAAGATCGCAATACTTGGAGGCACAGGCAAAATAGGCAAGGGCTTTGCGCTTCGTTGGGGCCAGAAACACGAAATAATCATAGGCTCCAGGGAAATAGAAAAAGCCGAAGCAGTCGCTGCAGAATATAATGAAGTACTTGGCAAGTTCGGCCACACTGCACACATAACAGGTACTGATAACAAAACAGCTGCCGAAAATGCAGAGATAATCGTCGTTGCCATCAGATACAATCAGCTTAAGCCTGTAATGGAACTGATACACCCGGTCATAGAGAACAAGATAATTGTCAGTGTAGTCGTTCCAATGGAAAAGAACATGTGCTACATAGATTCCGGTGCTGAACACCTGACAGTTCCAATAAATAGTGATGATTTCAATACAGAATACTTCTGTTTTTCAATGCCTGAAGCTGGAAGCGCTGCCCAGGAAATACAAATGATGCTACCCGATAATACAGAACTTGTAGCTGCATTCCATACTGTACCTGCAAAGAAACTGGCAAACCTTGAGATGGAACTTGACTATGACATCGGTGTTTGCGGAAATTCCATGCATTCAAAAAATATAGTATTCGATCTTGTAAGGGATATATCCAACATGAGACCTCTTGACATTGGACCACTTGAAACTGCAGGAATGATCGAATCCCTAACACCTTTGTTGATCAATGTTGCAGCAAGGAATGAAATGAAGGATATCAGTCTGAAATTCGTTTGA
- a CDS encoding GNAT family N-acetyltransferase, translating to MNRAYSIKESRKADYLQVKRFIELVDNDFYPPLSKRGGGIPERVDGNLDTPEANFLVARLEERDPYDTLNGFVGMLGCTRNWKGNDSAYINFLATHPDHRNYGISKALCLRLEEILTKQGIKKIYLCTWSSNPAAMKFYENIGYCAYSVILNDRGKGIDTIYYKKKI from the coding sequence ATGAATCGGGCATATTCTATTAAGGAATCAAGAAAAGCGGATTATCTGCAGGTCAAAAGGTTCATTGAACTTGTAGATAATGATTTTTACCCTCCCCTGAGTAAAAGGGGAGGTGGTATTCCTGAAAGAGTAGATGGAAATCTGGACACGCCTGAAGCAAATTTCCTTGTTGCCAGATTAGAAGAAAGAGATCCATATGACACTCTTAACGGATTTGTAGGGATGCTGGGTTGCACAAGGAACTGGAAAGGTAACGACAGTGCTTACATCAATTTTCTTGCAACACATCCAGACCACAGAAACTATGGAATTAGCAAAGCTCTCTGCCTGAGACTGGAAGAGATTCTGACGAAACAGGGTATCAAAAAGATATATCTTTGCACCTGGTCAAGTAATCCAGCTGCGATGAAATTCTATGAAAATATTGGATATTGTGCATATTCAGTCATTCTCAATGACAGGGGAAAAGGAATAGATACAATATATTACAAGAAGAAAATATAG
- a CDS encoding Coenzyme F420 hydrogenase/dehydrogenase, beta subunit C-terminal domain produces the protein MAGKNYLDLKAEIWDTGKCAACGACVAVCPADAIYFEIGSDSTHPLNSGYCKDVDDGVPCGACYEVCPRIDKPSSEVLGEYIDIVSAKADVDIPRKQSGGAVTAILTNALEQGMIDAIVTVVEDPWTLRPSSSVITSSEVLVHHAGSRYNWWVPLVASLKEAVIARKYTNIAVVGVPCVMQAVSKMRSSEMDLLRPFRKNIRLEMGLFCTETFDYEKLVQDKLIAERQIDPLDIIHFDVKGKLEITLKDGSMTVISLKDVEDCVRPGCHICTDLTALAADISAGSIGSAKGYTTLIIRNPVGKQFVDNAVRKGKLSLANDVNLELVEKLSAKKLERMPEE, from the coding sequence ATGGCAGGTAAAAATTATCTAGATCTTAAGGCAGAAATCTGGGATACAGGTAAATGCGCAGCATGTGGTGCCTGTGTAGCTGTATGCCCGGCAGATGCTATTTACTTTGAAATTGGCAGTGATTCCACTCATCCTCTCAACAGTGGCTACTGTAAGGATGTCGATGACGGAGTTCCATGTGGTGCATGCTATGAAGTGTGTCCCAGAATTGACAAACCATCATCTGAGGTTCTTGGTGAATACATAGACATCGTGTCTGCAAAAGCAGATGTCGATATTCCAAGAAAACAAAGCGGTGGAGCTGTAACAGCAATACTTACTAATGCCCTTGAACAGGGAATGATCGATGCAATAGTTACTGTTGTTGAAGATCCCTGGACACTAAGGCCTTCATCCTCTGTAATTACATCATCAGAAGTGCTTGTTCACCATGCAGGAAGCCGTTACAACTGGTGGGTTCCTCTGGTAGCTTCTCTTAAAGAAGCGGTCATCGCTCGTAAGTACACTAACATAGCAGTTGTTGGTGTTCCATGTGTCATGCAGGCTGTAAGTAAGATGAGAAGCAGTGAAATGGATCTTTTACGTCCATTCAGGAAAAACATTCGTCTTGAAATGGGACTTTTCTGCACGGAAACTTTCGACTACGAAAAACTTGTACAGGACAAACTTATTGCAGAGCGCCAGATAGATCCTCTGGACATCATACACTTTGATGTAAAGGGCAAGCTTGAGATCACACTGAAGGACGGAAGCATGACGGTCATCTCACTGAAAGATGTTGAGGATTGTGTGCGTCCCGGATGCCATATATGCACAGATCTCACAGCACTGGCTGCTGACATATCAGCAGGTTCCATTGGCAGTGCCAAAGGTTACACAACCCTGATAATACGCAATCCGGTTGGCAAGCAATTTGTTGACAATGCAGTAAGAAAGGGTAAACTTTCACTTGCAAATGATGTAAATCTGGAATTGGTTGAAAAGCTCTCTGCAAAGAAGCTTGAACGAATGCCAGAGGAGTAA
- a CDS encoding glutamate synthase-related protein — MSLGSVPLKYKISIDRDQCMKCMRCVDNCSYGVYRIEDDKILIDSRKCTACHRCISMCPRDAINLQEKPVDYRSHPLWTAEAREDVINQARTGKIILAGMGNARDYPIIFDRLVLDACQVTNPSIDPLREPMELRTYIGKKPAKLEFTKNNGDVELKTKLAPNLKLDTPIMIGHMSYGAISLNAQLSLAKAVAKTGTFMGTGEGGMHESIYPYQNHTIVQIASGRFGVDINYLERGAAIEIKVGQGAKPGIGGHLPGEKVCSDVSCTRMIPLGSDAISPAPHHDIYSIEDLAQLVRSLKEATNWEKPVFVKIAAVHNVAAIAAGIARSDADAVVVDGFKGGTGAAPKVFRDNVGIPIEAAIAAVDEKLNEQGIRNKVSLIASGGIRNSADITKSIALGADAVYIGTASLIALGCRVCGNCYRGLCPWGIATQKQELVDRIDPEIGSENVANLINAWTLEISELMGAAGLNSIESLRGNRERLRGYMLDQGLLDVLKIESVGA; from the coding sequence ATGAGCCTTGGAAGTGTTCCCCTAAAGTACAAGATAAGTATTGACCGCGACCAGTGCATGAAATGTATGCGTTGCGTTGATAACTGTTCTTATGGTGTTTACAGGATAGAGGATGACAAGATCCTCATAGATTCCCGTAAGTGTACTGCATGCCACCGTTGTATCTCCATGTGTCCAAGAGATGCTATCAATCTCCAGGAAAAGCCTGTGGACTACCGCAGTCATCCTCTGTGGACCGCAGAAGCACGTGAAGACGTGATCAATCAGGCACGTACAGGAAAGATAATCCTGGCTGGAATGGGCAATGCACGCGATTACCCTATTATCTTTGACAGGCTGGTACTGGATGCTTGCCAGGTCACAAATCCAAGTATCGATCCTCTAAGAGAGCCAATGGAGCTGAGGACGTATATCGGTAAGAAGCCTGCAAAACTTGAATTTACAAAGAACAATGGTGATGTGGAGCTCAAAACAAAGCTTGCTCCAAACCTTAAACTCGATACTCCTATAATGATAGGTCACATGAGTTACGGTGCCATCAGCCTGAATGCACAGCTCAGTCTTGCAAAGGCAGTGGCAAAGACCGGAACTTTCATGGGTACTGGTGAAGGAGGAATGCATGAGTCCATCTATCCATACCAGAATCATACCATCGTCCAGATAGCATCAGGACGTTTCGGTGTTGACATCAATTATCTGGAGCGTGGTGCAGCGATTGAGATTAAGGTTGGACAGGGTGCAAAACCTGGTATTGGTGGTCACCTTCCCGGAGAGAAAGTATGCTCTGATGTTTCCTGTACCCGTATGATACCATTGGGTTCAGATGCAATTAGCCCGGCTCCTCATCATGATATTTATAGTATAGAAGATCTTGCTCAGCTTGTACGCAGTCTCAAAGAGGCTACTAACTGGGAAAAGCCGGTTTTCGTAAAGATAGCTGCAGTACATAACGTGGCAGCAATTGCAGCAGGAATCGCAAGATCTGATGCAGATGCCGTAGTAGTTGATGGTTTCAAAGGCGGTACAGGTGCAGCACCAAAGGTATTCAGGGACAATGTCGGTATTCCTATTGAAGCTGCTATTGCTGCAGTGGATGAGAAACTGAATGAGCAGGGAATAAGGAATAAAGTTTCATTGATCGCAAGTGGTGGTATCCGCAATAGTGCTGATATTACGAAGTCTATAGCACTCGGTGCTGATGCAGTTTACATTGGAACGGCCTCACTCATAGCACTAGGATGTCGTGTATGTGGGAACTGCTATCGTGGACTCTGTCCATGGGGTATCGCAACTCAAAAGCAGGAATTGGTTGACCGTATAGACCCTGAGATCGGTTCAGAAAATGTTGCAAACCTTATCAATGCCTGGACACTTGAAATAAGTGAACTCATGGGTGCTGCAGGTCTTAACAGCATTGAGAGTCTTCGTGGAAACCGCGAGCGTCTACGTGGTTACATGCTTGACCAGGGTCTGCTTGACGTACTCAAAATAGAATCTGTAGGGGCCTGA
- the glnA gene encoding type I glutamate--ammonia ligase — translation MIIENKEDVIKAIETNNVKFIRLQFTDIQGVVKDVEIPVTQIEKALTIGISFDGSSIEGFVRIDESDMVLKPDIKTFAILPWNKDKGVVARIICDIHLPNGEEFEADPRYVLKKVMKEAGDMGYTLNVGPELEFFLFEKKEGKATTIPHDYGRYFEFAPTDIGEDIRRDIVLTLTELNFDIEASHHEVAFGQHEIDFKYGNALTTADNVMTFKYVTRTIAKLHGLHATFMPKPIAVENGSGMHVNLSLSKGDENAFYDPKGEMEISDASKYFIAGVLKHVKAITCIANPLVNSYKRLIPGYEAPVYITWSGANRSSLIRIPSARGKSTRVELRSPDPSCNPYLTFAAILAAGLDGIKNQMDPGRMMENNVFDLTVKELAERGIETLPSTINESVNHLENDEVLKDALGEHVHNNILRIARAEWDAYRTQVHDWEVQRYLNTI, via the coding sequence ATGATAATTGAAAATAAGGAAGACGTTATCAAAGCCATCGAGACGAACAACGTAAAGTTCATACGTTTGCAGTTTACGGATATTCAGGGAGTAGTTAAGGATGTTGAGATCCCTGTGACGCAGATCGAAAAGGCTTTGACCATAGGAATATCCTTTGATGGATCATCTATAGAAGGTTTTGTAAGGATCGATGAATCGGACATGGTGCTAAAACCGGATATCAAGACCTTTGCTATCCTTCCATGGAACAAGGATAAAGGTGTGGTTGCAAGAATTATATGCGATATTCACCTGCCAAACGGAGAAGAGTTCGAAGCTGACCCTCGTTATGTCCTTAAAAAGGTCATGAAAGAAGCTGGAGATATGGGATATACCCTGAATGTAGGCCCTGAACTTGAGTTTTTCCTTTTCGAAAAGAAAGAAGGAAAGGCAACTACAATACCCCATGATTATGGAAGATATTTTGAGTTTGCACCTACTGACATTGGCGAGGATATCAGAAGAGATATAGTCCTGACCCTCACTGAACTTAACTTCGATATAGAGGCATCACATCACGAGGTCGCTTTTGGACAGCATGAAATAGATTTTAAATACGGTAATGCACTGACAACAGCTGACAATGTAATGACATTCAAGTATGTTACAAGAACCATTGCAAAACTGCACGGACTGCATGCAACTTTCATGCCAAAGCCCATTGCTGTTGAGAATGGATCAGGTATGCATGTGAATCTTTCACTATCCAAGGGAGACGAAAATGCATTTTATGACCCTAAAGGTGAAATGGAGATCAGTGACGCCTCAAAATATTTCATCGCAGGTGTCCTGAAACACGTCAAAGCCATAACCTGCATTGCAAACCCACTTGTAAACTCATACAAGAGACTCATCCCCGGATATGAGGCACCTGTATATATCACATGGTCAGGTGCAAACCGAAGCTCACTCATACGCATACCTTCTGCCAGAGGAAAGAGCACAAGGGTAGAGCTCAGAAGTCCGGACCCATCATGTAACCCATACCTGACGTTTGCAGCTATCCTTGCTGCCGGCCTGGACGGGATAAAGAATCAGATGGACCCGGGAAGAATGATGGAAAACAATGTCTTTGACCTTACAGTAAAGGAACTTGCCGAGAGAGGAATTGAAACACTGCCATCAACCATTAATGAAAGTGTCAATCATCTTGAAAATGATGAAGTCCTTAAAGACGCTCTTGGAGAACACGTCCACAATAATATACTGAGAATTGCAAGAGCAGAATGGGATGCATACAGAACACAGGTCCACGACTGGGAAGTACAGCGTTACCTGAATACTATCTGA
- a CDS encoding COG1361 S-layer family protein: MKKILLLMLILILSITSASAAISAGVSGIEADLMTQSPNPARPGETVELTFSIQNVGNNDLTGIVVEIEPEYPFSQVSGESLTKTISFLEARQDEEDATLVKFKLKVDADVAEDIYEIDVVVSDSDTDSSVSTTVDVDIQGKEYAQVVTISESNIDVATVEPIEFVITNTGSSPLKNMAVSWDETTGIILPVYSSNTKYISYLDVGESATVAYSVMADVNADPGLYQLDITLEFEDYDSNTNTIETKAGLFVGGTTDFDLSYSESDEGEVSLSLANVGNNEAYSVKVSIPEQDNFQATGSTSTIVGNLEKGDYTITSFSISQVGSMTSTDEDSSGTAQARPDLSEMTDEQIVAKQEQMESKNELLVLIEYTDSAGQRNSVEKTVQIEELTGGTMAAGMGPGQRQSSSNNYYLYGAALLVIVAVGFNYRKKKMQKEGTYKPLSVELKNLKGSILKKEKK, translated from the coding sequence ATGAAAAAAATATTATTATTGATGTTAATACTGATATTGTCAATTACCAGTGCTTCGGCAGCTATTAGTGCCGGTGTATCGGGAATAGAGGCAGATCTAATGACTCAGAGTCCAAACCCTGCAAGACCCGGTGAAACAGTAGAACTCACTTTCAGTATCCAGAACGTAGGAAATAATGATCTTACAGGTATAGTAGTTGAGATAGAGCCGGAATATCCTTTTTCTCAGGTATCCGGAGAGTCCTTAACTAAAACAATATCATTCCTTGAAGCCCGTCAGGATGAGGAAGATGCAACTCTTGTTAAATTCAAATTAAAGGTTGATGCAGATGTTGCAGAGGATATCTATGAAATAGACGTAGTTGTCAGTGACAGTGATACAGATTCAAGTGTCTCTACAACAGTTGATGTGGATATACAGGGAAAGGAATACGCACAGGTTGTCACAATAAGTGAGTCCAATATTGATGTTGCAACTGTGGAACCCATAGAATTCGTAATCACAAATACTGGAAGTTCTCCACTCAAGAACATGGCTGTTTCATGGGACGAAACAACAGGTATTATCTTGCCTGTATATTCATCTAATACCAAGTACATAAGCTATCTTGATGTAGGTGAATCAGCAACAGTAGCATACTCTGTAATGGCAGATGTAAATGCAGATCCGGGATTATATCAGCTTGATATCACCCTTGAGTTTGAGGATTATGACTCAAATACCAATACCATCGAAACCAAGGCAGGTCTGTTTGTGGGAGGTACCACTGACTTCGATCTGAGTTACTCTGAGAGCGATGAAGGTGAAGTATCTTTATCACTTGCAAACGTGGGTAACAATGAAGCTTACTCTGTCAAGGTTTCAATACCGGAACAGGATAATTTCCAGGCTACAGGAAGTACATCCACAATCGTCGGTAACCTTGAGAAGGGAGATTATACTATCACTTCATTCTCCATATCACAGGTTGGTTCGATGACTTCCACAGATGAGGATTCATCCGGTACCGCCCAGGCACGTCCTGACCTTTCAGAGATGACAGATGAGCAGATAGTAGCAAAGCAAGAACAGATGGAATCAAAGAATGAGCTTCTGGTTCTAATTGAGTATACAGATTCAGCAGGTCAGAGGAACTCAGTTGAGAAAACGGTTCAGATAGAAGAACTGACCGGCGGAACCATGGCAGCAGGCATGGGCCCGGGGCAAAGACAATCAAGCAGTAACAATTACTACCTGTACGGCGCTGCCCTCCTTGTAATCGTGGCTGTAGGATTCAATTACAGGAAAAAAAAGATGCAAAAGGAAGGTACTTATAAGCCTCTGAGTGTTGAACTTAAAAATCTCAAAGGTAGTATCTTGAAGAAGGAAAAGAAATGA